CGTACGGCCTGCCGCCGGGCCTGGGGTCCCACGTGCACTGGGACCGCCGCCTGGACGCGCGGCTCGCGGGCGCGCTGATGGGCGTGCAGGCGATGAAGGGCGTGGAGATCGGCGACGGGTTCACCACCGCGCAGCGGTGGGGCAGCCAGGCGCACGACGAGATCGACCGGGGCACCGGTCCCAAGGGCGTGACGCGCCGCTCGAACCGGGCGGGCGGGCTGGAGGGAGGGATCACCAACGGCGAGCCGCTGCGCGTGCGCGTCGCCATGAAGCCGATCTCGACCGTCCCGCGTGCACTGTCCACTGTGGACGTCCGCACCGGCGAACCCGCCGTGGCGATCCACCAGCGGTCGGACGTGTGCGCCGTGCCGCGGGCCGGGGTGGTGCTGGAGTCCGTCGTGGCCCTGGTGCTCGCCGAGGCCGCGCTGGAGAAGTTCGGCGGCGACTCGATCGCGGAGACCAAGCGGAACGTGGCGTCCTACCTGGAGGCGCTGGAAGCGCGCTGGGAGGGGCTGTGAGCCCGCGCTACGTCGTCCTCGGCCCGCCCGGCGCGGGCAAGACGACCGTGGGGCAGCTGCTCGCGGCCCGGCTCGGGGTGGCCTTCCGGGATACCGACGAGGACGTGGTCGCCACCGCCGGCAAACCCATCTCGGACATCTTCACCACCGACGGCGAGCCCGCGTTCCGGGCGCTGGAGGAGGAGGCGGTCGCCAAGGGCCTGGCCGAGCACGACGGCGTGCTGGCCCTGGGCGGCGGGGCGGTGCTGTCCGCGGCCACCCGGGCGCGGCTGGCGGCGCACACCGTGGTGTTCCTCAACGTCGGCATGGCCGAGGGCGTGCGGCGGACGGGCCTGTCCACCGCCCGGCCCCTGCTGGCCGGCGTGAACCCGCGCGCCACCTTCAAGGCGCTGCTGGACGCGCGCCTGCCGCTGTACCGGGAGGTCGCCACGATCGAGGTGGACACCGACGCGCTGGAGCCCGAGCAGGTCGTGGACGCGGTCCTGGCGAGGGCGGACCTGACCTGAGTGGAACGGACCTGACCAGGTGGACGTGACCGCCGCCGATGTCCTCGCGCACCGCGCCGCGGTGCAAGGGTTGCACGACGGCGACCTGGGCGTGCTCGCACTCGGTGTGGTCGACAGCCCGCCCAACACGGGTGCGGCGGCCATCGCGGTCCGCCGTCTCGGGTACGACGAGCCCTTGGTCCGGGTGCTGAGCCTGCGGGGCGCGCCGCACCTGCACCGACCGAGCGACGTGCCCGGGTTGCGGCGGGTGCTGCGGCCGCGCACGCCCCGGCAGCTCCAGGCGTGGTGCGGTGGGATGCCGGCGCCGGAACTGTCCGATGTGGATCTCGTCGTGGAGCTGATGCGCCGCGAATTCCCCGGCGAGACCGCGACCAAGGGCGAGCTGTCCGCCGCGATCAGCCCACTCCTGCCCAAGCGCGCCACGCCGTACTGCCCGAGCTGCAAGACCGAGCACGTGATCGAAGGGCTGTTCCGGCTCGGCACGCTCCTCGCCGGGATCGAGCTCGAACCGCGTGGCGCGAAGCTGGTCTTCCGGGCACCCGGCCCGAACGACGAAGGCGACTCGACGCTGGTGAGCGACTACGCCCACTACGTCGGCCCGTTCGCCAAGGCCGACGTGGAGAAGTGGCTCGGGGCGGGGCCTCAGGACACGTGGCCCGAGCTGCGGCCGGTCACCGTCGAGGGCAGGAAGTTGTTGCTGGGCGGGGATCTTGTCGAAGGGGACGAGCTGCCTGCCGGGCTGCTGCTGTTCCCGCGCGACCCCTACCTGCTGGGGCCGCGGTGGCTGGTCGCCGAGCCGGACGTGGCCAAGCGGGTGTGGCGGCCGGTGGGGAGTCCGGGAGCGCTGGTGACGCACGGCCGGGTGACCGGGGCGTGGCGGTACGCGTTCAGCGGGCGGACGATGATCTTCCGCGTCGAGGGGTGGTCCCGGGTCGAGGGGGCCGCTCGCAAGGCGATCAAGGACCAAGCCGACGTGCTCGCCGGGGTGTGGGGCGCGGACGTGCTGGAAGCGACCGTGGTCGAATGGTGACCCGACAAGAGGAGTGGTGATGGGCGAGCCGGTGCGCATCCGCGTGGCCGCGGAGCGGCCGTACGACGTGCTGGTGGGTCGCGGCCTGCTCGGCGACCTGGTGGAGGGCCTGCGCGGCACGGCCAAGGCGGCGATCGTCCACACGCCGACGCTCGCCGAGACCGCCGAGGCGGTCCGCGCGGAGCTGGCGGACGCGGGGATCGACGCCCACCGCGTCGAGGTGCCCGACGCCGAGGACGGCAAGGACCTGCGGGTCGCGGGCTACTGCTGGAACGTGTTCGGCCAGATCGGCCTGGGCCGCCAGGACGTCGTCATCGGCCTGGGCGGCGGCGCGGTGACCGACCTCGCCGGGTTCGTGGCCTCGACGTGGATGCGCGGGGTGAAGCTGGTCAACGTCCCGACCACGCTGCTGGGCATGGTGGACGCGGCGATCGGCGGCAAGACCGGCATCAACACCGACGCGGGCAAGAACCTGGTCGGCACGTTCTACGAGCCGCACGCCGTGTTCGTCGACCTCGCCACCCTCGAGACCCTGCCGCGCAACGAGCTGGTCGCGGGCATGGCGGAGGTCGTCAAGGGCGGGTTCATCGCCGACCCGGTCATCCTCGACCTCATCGAGGCCGACCCGGAGAAGGCGCTCGACCCGACCGGCGACGTCATCGAGGAGCTGGTCCGGCGCAAGATCCAGATCAAGGCGGACGTCGTGTCCACCGACCTGCGCGAGTCGGACCTGCGGGAGATCCTCAACTACGGCCACACCCTCGGCCACGCCATCGAGCGCCGCGAGCGCTACCGGTGGCGGCACGGCGCGGCGATCAGCGTCGGCCTGGTGTTCGCCGCCGAACTGGCCCGCCTCGCCGGCCGCCTGGACGACGCGACCGCCGACCGGCACCGCAGCGTCCTGACCGCGCTGGGCCTGCCCACCAAGTACGACCCGGACGCCCTGCCGCAGCTGCTGGAGGGCATGAAGGTCGACAAGAAGAACCGGTCCGGCGTGCTGCGGTTCGTGGTGCTCGACGGCCTGGCCAAGCCCGGCCGCCTGGAGGGCCCGGACCCGTCGCTGATCGCCGCCGCCTACTCCGCGGTCGCCGACGAGCCGAAGACCGGCGGGAGCGTGCTGCTGTGAAGGTCCTCGTGCTCAACGGCCCGAACCTGGGCCGCCTCGGCACCCGCGAACCCGACGTCTACGGCCGCACCACCTACGCCGACCTCGTGCGGCTGTGCGAGGACACCGGCCGCGAGCTGGGCGTCGAGGTCGAGGTGCGGCAGACCGACTTCGAGGGCGAGATGCTCGGCTGGCTGCACCGCGCGGCCGACGAGGCGATCCCGGTCGTGCTCAACCCGGCCGCGTGGACGCACTACTCGGTCGCGGTGCGGGACGCGTGCTCGCAGCTCACCGCGCCGCTGGTGGAGGTGCACATCTCGAACGTGCACAAGCGCGAGGAGTTCCGGCACCACAGCTACATCTCGGCGGTGGCGGAGGGCGTGATCGCGGGTTTGGGCGTCCAGGGCTACGCGCTCGCGATCCGCTGGCTGGCCGAGAAGCTGGGGCCGATCGAGGCGTGACCCACGGCGCGTTGCACCACGTCGAGTTGTGGGTGCCTGATCTCCACCGCGCGGAGGCGAGCATCGGCTGGTTGCTGGGCGAGCTGGGCTGGGTGGAGTACCAGCGGTGGTCGGCCGGGGTGAGTTGGCGTCTCGGCCCGACCTACCTGGTGGTGGAGGAGTCGCCCGCGCTGGAACGGCACCACCGGCTCGGCACCGGGCTCAACCACCTCGCCTTCCACGTCGGCGGCCGCGTCCGGGTGGACGAACTCACCGAAGCGGCCCCGAAGCACGGTTGGGCCTTGATGTTCGGGGACACGCACCCGCACGCGGGTGGTCCCGATCACTACGCCGCCTACCTGGAGAACACGGACGGTTTCGAAGTGGAGTTGGTCGCGTCCATTCGGTAGTCACTCGAGCGGGTGAATGGATCTCTACACTGAACCGGAGCCCGGAGCCGCGAACGTCGCTCCCGGTGATCGAAGTCCGGGAGAGTGGAGACCATGTCCGGCCCGACGAGGCTCCTCGGGTGCGCCCTCGCCGTCGCGACCCTCGCCGCCTGCGCTTCCGGTGTCGCGGACCCCGCGCCGCCCGCCGCGCCCCCGGCGGTCACGACGACGCCCGCGCCGAGCAAGCCCCCGAAGCCGGTCAAGCCCGTCACCACCGACCGCGGTCGGCAGAGCCCCGGCGTCGTCGCCGGTGGCGCGGAGGCCCCCTACAACTACGCCCCCTCGCTGATGGTGGACGGCGGCCGGTACCGGATGTGGTGGTGCAGCCAGCTGCGCTTCGCCGAGCCCGGCGGTGACGACGTCCTCTACGCCGACAGCTCCTCGCTGGACGGCGGTTTCGCCGGTCCCGATGGCAGCCCGGGGCTCGCGGTCCTGTCCGGCAGCACCCACGGCTGGGACAGCGTGCACACGTGCGACCCGTCGGTCCTCAAGGTCGGCGGCACGTACTACATGTACTACACGGGCGCGCCCGGCGACGTGCCGTTCGGCAGCCTCGTCGGCGTCGCCACCAGCACCGATGGCATCCACTGGACCCGCGCGGCGGGCGGCAACCCGATCCTCGGCCCGGCGAACGACATCATCCGGGACAACCACTACGGCAGCGGCCAGCCCTCCGCGCTCTACGTGGACGGCTGGTTCTACCTGCTGTTCACCGACACCACCGCCAAGGCGGCCGGGTGGAACGGCGCGGGCCAGTTCGTGCTGCGCGCCCAGGACCCGACCTTCGCCGGCCACGTCGAATCGCTGGGCGCGTCGGGCTGGGAGAAGGTCGCCGACACCCGCAAGCCGCGCACCCGGGCGGTCGTGGACGCGTTCAGCGCCGACTGGATGTACGTCGACGCCCTGCGGGCCTTCGCGATCGCCCACTCCACCGACGCCGGCACCACGCTGACCTTCTGGAACCACGACTTCACCGCCCAGCCCCTCCCGCCGGTGCACGTCCCCGGCCCGTGGCGGGAGGGACCCGGCCTGGTCCGCACCCCGGAGGGCCACGCCCTGGTGTCCGTCGAGGACCCGTGCGGCCGGCTGTCCGTGGACGTCGTGCGCGCCACCGTCGTCGGCGGGGCGGGCGCGCCCACCGACCTCGGCCACTTCGGGTTGGACCTGGTCAACGTGCCCGGCTGCCGCACCAAGGCGCAGGCGGCGGTGCTCAACGGGTTCGCCGTGCCGTCCCCGGAGAACATCGTGGACCTGATCGTCGACGGCGGGGTGGTCCGGGTGGAACGCCGGTCGGTCGCCGACCGACTGGCCACCCGCGTGCTGGACCAGCGGCCGGACATCGTCGACGAGTTGCCCGTGGTCGGCCGCGTCCCGGCCGGCGTGAAAGCGGTCCGCGCGCCCAACGGCCAGACCGGGTTGCTGGTGGACGGCAAGCTGTGGCGCGTCGGCCCGGAGGACGTGGCGAAGCTCAACTCGTCGCCGGTCACCCCGGTCACCCAGCGGCAGTGGGACACCTTCGACCACGCCGGCAACCTCAACCGCTAGCGCGACTCGGACCCGTTCGGCTGGGGCAGCGCGTTGCCCAGCACCAGCCCGATCCCGGCCGACGCCATGACCAGCAGCGCCGTGAACGCCGCCCCGCCGGTCAGCGCCGCGCCGAGCGCCTCCACACCGGTCTGGTCCACCACCAGCGACTTGCCCACCACCCCGGCGACCCCGGCCAGCGGCCCCGCGACCAGGGCGGCGAAGAACCACACCATGCCCGGCCCGTCGAGCTGCCGCCACGCGTCCAGCGCACCCCACAGCACGCCCGCCACCGCGACCAGCCCCAGTGCGATGTAGCGCAGCGACGAACTGGCCCCGGGGCTGTGCACGGCCACCGCGTCCGTGCCGACCTGCACCCCGCCGTGCAGCAATCCCATCCAGAGCCCTCGGGGCAGCCACCTGCGCATGCGCCCACCCTAGGCCCCTACTCGGACCCCGCTGTGAAGCTGCCCCGATGGTTCTAGGCTGCGGGTATGCCGCACGCGACACGCCGCGCCGCCCTGCGCGCCACGCTCCGGGACCGGGAGCTGGACGCCCTGCTGGTGACCAACCTGCTCAACATCCGCTACCTCACCGGGTTCACCGGCTCCAACGCCGCCCTGCTGGTCTCCGCCGAGTCCGACGCGGCCAGCGTGTTCTGCACCGACGGCCGCTACCTCACCCAGGCCGAGCGCCAGGTGCCCGACCTGGAGCGGGTCATCGACCGGCCGTGCGACCTCGCGCTGGCCCAGCGCGCGCACAAGGACGGCAACCGCCGGGCGGGGTTCGAGAGCAACCACGTCACCGTGGAGGGCCTCGACGCGCTCGCCGACGCCGCCGAGGACGTCGAGCTGGTCCGCGCGCCCGGCCTGGTGGAACAGCTGCGGCTGGTCAAGGACGACGCCGAGGTCGAGGCGCTGCGCATGGCGTGCGCCGCCGCCGACCGCGCGCTGGCGAGCCTGATCGAGCACGGCGGCCTGCGCGCCGGGCGCACCGAGCGGGAGATCGCGCGCGAGCTGGAGAACCGCATGCTCGACCACGGCGCGGCGGGTCCCAGCTTCGAGTCGATCGTGGCGACCGGCGCGAACTCCGCCGTGCCGCACCACCGGCCCACCGACGCGGTCGTGCACGCCGGCGACTTCGTGAAGTTGGACTTCGGCGCCCTGGTCGACGGCTACCACTCCGACATGACCCGCACCCTGGTGGTCGGCCAGGCCGCGGACTGGCAGCGGGAGCTGTACGAGCTGGTCGCGGCCTCGCAGGCGGCCGGTCGGCACGCGTTGGCCGCGGGCGCGGCGGTGTCCGACGTGGACCGCGCGGCGCGCGAGGTGATCGAGCAGGCCGGGTACGGGGAGCAGTTCCTGCACGGCCTCGGACACGGCGTGGGCCTGCAGATCCACGAGGCTCCGGCGCTGTCCAAGGTGGGTGACGGTACACTTCTGCCCGGTATGACGGTCACCGTCGAGCCCGGTGTGTACCTGGCCGGGAAGGGTGGTGTCCGCATCGAGGACACGCTCGTGGTGCGCCAAGGCGCCCCCGAACTCCTCACCCTGACCACGAAAGAGCTGGTGGTCGTCTGACAACCCGAACACCTCGCGAGTCGTCGGACGCCCGAACACACGTAACAGGAGAGCCCACCCCGTGGCCACGACCAACGACCTCAAGAACGGCCTGGTGCTGAACCTCGACGGCCAGCTGTGGACCGTCACCGCGTTCCAGCACGTCAAGCCGGGCAAGGGCGGCGCCTTCGTGCGCACCACGTTGAAGCACGTGCTGTCCGGCAAGGTCGTGGACAAGACCTTCAACGCGGGCACCAAGGTCGACACGGCCACCGTGGACAAGCGGAACATGACCTACCTGTACAAGGAGGGTTCCGACTTCATCTTCATGGACGGCGAGACCTACGACCAGATCCCGGTCCCGGCCGAGACCGTGGGCGACGCCGCCAACTACATGCTGGAGAACCAGGAGGCGATGGTCGCCACCCACGAGGGCGTGCCGCTCTACGTGGAGCTGCCGACCAGCGTCGAGCTGGTCATCCAGCACACCGACCCGGGCCTGCAGGGCGACCGCAGCACCGGCGGCACCAAGCCCGCGACCCTGGAGACCGGCGCGGAGATCCAGGTCCCGCTGTTCGTGACGACCGGCGAGAAGATCAAGGTCGACACCCGCGACGGCCGCTACCTCGGCCGCGTGAACGGCTGAGATGGGCGCACGCAGCAAGGCCCGGAAACGCGCCGTCGACGTCCTGTTCGAGGCCGACGCCCGGGGCATCGACCCGGTCACCCTGCTCGCCGAGCGAGTGGGGTCCCCGGACGTGCCGCCGATCAACGACTACACGGTCGGCCTGGTCGAGGGCATCACGGCCCACCGGGCGCGGATCGACGACCTGATCTCGGAGCACTCCGAGGGCTGGACGTTGCAGCGGATGCCGGGCGTGGACCGTGCCGTGCTGCGGGTCGGCCTCTACGAGTTGCTGTGGGCGGCCGACGTGCCCGACGCGGTGGCCATCGACGAGGCGGTCGAGCTGGCCAAGCAGCTGTCCACGGACGACTCGCCCCGGTTCGTCAACGGGGTGCTGGGCCGCATCGCGGTCATCGCGGACCAGCTCCGCGCGGTGCTCTAGACGCTCGTCACACGACCCCCGGCTGCCCTCGGTGGCCGGGGGTTCGTTTTTCGCGCACAGCAAACACCTCTCAACAGGCACGCGCTTGCGGGTTTTTCGTAGGGCTAGCGCGGCAGACCTCTCTCTGGGCTTTTCCGTCATCCCCGTATGGCCTGCCCGAAGGGCTACCACACTTTTGGCCGGGTGCAGCCGAATTTTTTGTGAGGAACGAGCAAAAAATTTAGCGGCACCCGGCCAAAAGTGTGGTTGGCTCCGCCAGGCCATACGGGGATGACGGAAAAGCCCCCGCCCTTGTTCTTCCGTCATCCTTGGCGGCCTGCCCGCCGGCGAGGCTCTTTTGATCTTTGGACTTCACGCTCCGCTCTCAAGCCCACGCTTCGCGGGTTCGAACGGGACGCGCTTCGCGCTCGCAAGCTCGGACGCGCTTCGCGCTCTTGGAACGCGCGGAGCGCTCTCAAGATCACAAGCGCCTGCCGGCGGCGAACCACCGATGGGGGCGGGAGGAGCGTCGTGTTCCCCACCGCATGACCCGGCGGAGCCAACCACAGATTTCCCCGGTGCCGCTAAATTTTTTGCTCGTTCCTCACAAAAAATTCGGCTGCACCGGGGAAATCTGTGGTAGCCCTTCGGGCGGGCCATACGGTGGGGAACACGAGGCACCTCCCTTGTGGTTGGCACCACCGCCGCGCGGAGCGCGGCGAAAAGCTCCCGCCGCTGCGCGGCGAAAGTGCCGCGCTGCGCGTGTGTCGGAGGAGTGTCGCCGTGCGGCGGTGTTGCGGAGAAGTGCGGCGGTGTTGCGGAATTGGTTGCGCTCTCTAGAGGTGGTCGCGTCCCACGTAAGGTGGGGCTGGAGGCTTGAGAGCGCGAAGCGCGTTAAAAGCGCGGAGCGCGTCAGAAGAGCGGAGCGCGTGAGAAGGAGCGGAGCGCAAGAAGGCCGGGGCCGCCCGTCCACGTGAGCGGCCCAGGTCGCGGCGTGTTCGTCGTCAGTCTTCCTTGGCCGGGCGGGCCTCGGGGGGCAGCACGCCCCAGTCGATGAGCTGCTCGGTCAGCTCGCCCGGGGTCATGTCGTAGATGATCGCCAGCGAGCGCAGGTCCTCCGTGCGGATGGACAGCACCTTGCCGTTGTAGTCGCCGCGCTGGCTCTGGATGGTGGCCGCGTACCGCGCGAGCGGACCGACCTTCTCCGCGGGGAGCTGTTGCAGGCGCTCCAGGTTGATGACGATCTTCGTCGCGGGTTCGGCGCCCGAGGGCACGCGGCCTTCGGGGAGCAGTTCCGCGACCGGGACACCGTAGAAGTCGGCCAGCTCCGCGAGCTTCTGGACGGTCACGGCTCGGTCTCCGCGCTCGTACGAGCCCACGACCACGGCCTTCCAGCGACCGCCGGACTTCTGCTCGACGCCGTGCAAAGACAAGCCCTGCTGCTGGCGGATCGCGCGGAGCTTTGCCCCCAGCGCCTTGGCGTAGTCGCCCATGTGGCGGTTCTCCGTTCATTCGCCCCGTCAGCCGGTAGGGGACTGCCGCGGGGAGGCTTAGATCAATACGCAGAGTAATGATTGCTCTCCGTGGTCACCAGGTCAAGCTGATCTCGCCGGCCCGGGTGGGCGAGACCACGCCGACCACCCGGTCGATTGACCCCCGGAGCCTGATACCGTGCTGGTCAGCCCGGTCCCAACCGGGTGTCCGACGTCCTTTAAGGACCCGTCCAGCGAGGCGGGGAAGGAGGTCCAACCGTGGCGCCACGTCAACGTGGCGCGACGGACCCGGCCGGGGAGCGCGAGCTCCTGTCGGCCGGCGACGTCGCGCGCACTGTCGCCCGAATGGCCCATCAGATCATCGAGAAGACAGCTCTCGATGCACCCAGCGCACCCGAAGTAGTCCTGATGGGGATTCCGAGCCGGGGTGCGCCCCTCGCCCGCCGTCTCGCGGGCAGGATCCGCGAATTCAGCGGGGTGGCGGTACCCACCGGCACCCTCGACGTCACGCTCTACCGGGACGACCTGCGCCGGGGCCCCACTCGTCCGTTGGAGGCCACCCGGCTGCCCGAAGGCGGCATCGACGACCGCCTGGTGGTCCTCGTCGACGACGTCCTGTTCTCCGGCCGCACGATCCGCGCCGCCCTGGACGCCCTGCGCGACCACGGCCGGCCCCGCGCCGTGCAGCTGGCGGTGCTGGTCGACCGGGGGCACCGCGAGCTGCCGATCCGCGCGGACTACGTGGGCAAGAACGTCCCCACCGCCCGGTCCGAGGAGGTCCACGTGCTGCTGGAGGAGTTCGACCAGCGGGACGGGGTGGTGCTGCGGTGAGGCACCTGCTGTCCACCGAGGGCATCGACCCGGCGGACGCCACCGCGATCCTGGACACGGCCGCGAACCTCAAGCAGTCCCTCGAGGGCCGCGAGGTGCGCAAGCTGCCGACCCTGCGGGGCCGGACCGTGATCACGATGTTCTACGAGAACTCCACCCGCACCCGCGTGAGCTTCGAGATCGCGGGCAAGTGGATGAGCGCGGACGTGGTCAACGTGTCCTCGTCGGGGTCC
This DNA window, taken from Saccharothrix variisporea, encodes the following:
- a CDS encoding shikimate kinase, with translation MSPRYVVLGPPGAGKTTVGQLLAARLGVAFRDTDEDVVATAGKPISDIFTTDGEPAFRALEEEAVAKGLAEHDGVLALGGGAVLSAATRARLAAHTVVFLNVGMAEGVRRTGLSTARPLLAGVNPRATFKALLDARLPLYREVATIEVDTDALEPEQVVDAVLARADLT
- a CDS encoding DNA glycosylase AlkZ-like family protein, which gives rise to MDVTAADVLAHRAAVQGLHDGDLGVLALGVVDSPPNTGAAAIAVRRLGYDEPLVRVLSLRGAPHLHRPSDVPGLRRVLRPRTPRQLQAWCGGMPAPELSDVDLVVELMRREFPGETATKGELSAAISPLLPKRATPYCPSCKTEHVIEGLFRLGTLLAGIELEPRGAKLVFRAPGPNDEGDSTLVSDYAHYVGPFAKADVEKWLGAGPQDTWPELRPVTVEGRKLLLGGDLVEGDELPAGLLLFPRDPYLLGPRWLVAEPDVAKRVWRPVGSPGALVTHGRVTGAWRYAFSGRTMIFRVEGWSRVEGAARKAIKDQADVLAGVWGADVLEATVVEW
- the aroB gene encoding 3-dehydroquinate synthase, encoding MGEPVRIRVAAERPYDVLVGRGLLGDLVEGLRGTAKAAIVHTPTLAETAEAVRAELADAGIDAHRVEVPDAEDGKDLRVAGYCWNVFGQIGLGRQDVVIGLGGGAVTDLAGFVASTWMRGVKLVNVPTTLLGMVDAAIGGKTGINTDAGKNLVGTFYEPHAVFVDLATLETLPRNELVAGMAEVVKGGFIADPVILDLIEADPEKALDPTGDVIEELVRRKIQIKADVVSTDLRESDLREILNYGHTLGHAIERRERYRWRHGAAISVGLVFAAELARLAGRLDDATADRHRSVLTALGLPTKYDPDALPQLLEGMKVDKKNRSGVLRFVVLDGLAKPGRLEGPDPSLIAAAYSAVADEPKTGGSVLL
- the aroQ gene encoding type II 3-dehydroquinate dehydratase yields the protein MKVLVLNGPNLGRLGTREPDVYGRTTYADLVRLCEDTGRELGVEVEVRQTDFEGEMLGWLHRAADEAIPVVLNPAAWTHYSVAVRDACSQLTAPLVEVHISNVHKREEFRHHSYISAVAEGVIAGLGVQGYALAIRWLAEKLGPIEA
- a CDS encoding VOC family protein, which produces MPDLHRAEASIGWLLGELGWVEYQRWSAGVSWRLGPTYLVVEESPALERHHRLGTGLNHLAFHVGGRVRVDELTEAAPKHGWALMFGDTHPHAGGPDHYAAYLENTDGFEVELVASIR
- a CDS encoding beta-xylosidase; the encoded protein is MSGPTRLLGCALAVATLAACASGVADPAPPAAPPAVTTTPAPSKPPKPVKPVTTDRGRQSPGVVAGGAEAPYNYAPSLMVDGGRYRMWWCSQLRFAEPGGDDVLYADSSSLDGGFAGPDGSPGLAVLSGSTHGWDSVHTCDPSVLKVGGTYYMYYTGAPGDVPFGSLVGVATSTDGIHWTRAAGGNPILGPANDIIRDNHYGSGQPSALYVDGWFYLLFTDTTAKAAGWNGAGQFVLRAQDPTFAGHVESLGASGWEKVADTRKPRTRAVVDAFSADWMYVDALRAFAIAHSTDAGTTLTFWNHDFTAQPLPPVHVPGPWREGPGLVRTPEGHALVSVEDPCGRLSVDVVRATVVGGAGAPTDLGHFGLDLVNVPGCRTKAQAAVLNGFAVPSPENIVDLIVDGGVVRVERRSVADRLATRVLDQRPDIVDELPVVGRVPAGVKAVRAPNGQTGLLVDGKLWRVGPEDVAKLNSSPVTPVTQRQWDTFDHAGNLNR
- a CDS encoding B-4DMT family transporter is translated as MRRWLPRGLWMGLLHGGVQVGTDAVAVHSPGASSSLRYIALGLVAVAGVLWGALDAWRQLDGPGMVWFFAALVAGPLAGVAGVVGKSLVVDQTGVEALGAALTGGAAFTALLVMASAGIGLVLGNALPQPNGSESR
- a CDS encoding M24 family metallopeptidase — its product is MPHATRRAALRATLRDRELDALLVTNLLNIRYLTGFTGSNAALLVSAESDAASVFCTDGRYLTQAERQVPDLERVIDRPCDLALAQRAHKDGNRRAGFESNHVTVEGLDALADAAEDVELVRAPGLVEQLRLVKDDAEVEALRMACAAADRALASLIEHGGLRAGRTEREIARELENRMLDHGAAGPSFESIVATGANSAVPHHRPTDAVVHAGDFVKLDFGALVDGYHSDMTRTLVVGQAADWQRELYELVAASQAAGRHALAAGAAVSDVDRAAREVIEQAGYGEQFLHGLGHGVGLQIHEAPALSKVGDGTLLPGMTVTVEPGVYLAGKGGVRIEDTLVVRQGAPELLTLTTKELVVV
- the efp gene encoding elongation factor P is translated as MATTNDLKNGLVLNLDGQLWTVTAFQHVKPGKGGAFVRTTLKHVLSGKVVDKTFNAGTKVDTATVDKRNMTYLYKEGSDFIFMDGETYDQIPVPAETVGDAANYMLENQEAMVATHEGVPLYVELPTSVELVIQHTDPGLQGDRSTGGTKPATLETGAEIQVPLFVTTGEKIKVDTRDGRYLGRVNG
- the nusB gene encoding transcription antitermination factor NusB; protein product: MGARSKARKRAVDVLFEADARGIDPVTLLAERVGSPDVPPINDYTVGLVEGITAHRARIDDLISEHSEGWTLQRMPGVDRAVLRVGLYELLWAADVPDAVAIDEAVELAKQLSTDDSPRFVNGVLGRIAVIADQLRAVL
- a CDS encoding transcriptional regulator; this translates as MGDYAKALGAKLRAIRQQQGLSLHGVEQKSGGRWKAVVVGSYERGDRAVTVQKLAELADFYGVPVAELLPEGRVPSGAEPATKIVINLERLQQLPAEKVGPLARYAATIQSQRGDYNGKVLSIRTEDLRSLAIIYDMTPGELTEQLIDWGVLPPEARPAKED
- the pyrR gene encoding bifunctional pyr operon transcriptional regulator/uracil phosphoribosyltransferase PyrR; the protein is MAPRQRGATDPAGERELLSAGDVARTVARMAHQIIEKTALDAPSAPEVVLMGIPSRGAPLARRLAGRIREFSGVAVPTGTLDVTLYRDDLRRGPTRPLEATRLPEGGIDDRLVVLVDDVLFSGRTIRAALDALRDHGRPRAVQLAVLVDRGHRELPIRADYVGKNVPTARSEEVHVLLEEFDQRDGVVLR